GGGTTACTGGGAGTTATCATAGCCGGTATTTGGTACTGTAGGCGTCAACGTTTGCCCTTTTTGCCTTTAGGAGATGTAGCGTGTTGCGCGGTTCCTATTGGTCTCTTCTTTGGACGCATTGGAAACTTTATCAATGCTGAGCTTTTTGGCCGCGTCACCGATATGCCCTGGGGTGTTATTTTTCCGCATGGCGGTCCTCTACCCCGTCATCCAAGCCAACTTTATGAGGCAGCCTTGGAAGGCGCCCTTTTGTTCTTTGTGTTGTTTGCCCTAGACCGCTGGACAGATTTGCGTCGCACCAGACCTGGACTATTGATGGCCGTATTTATGATCGGCTATGGTTTGGCGCGGATGTTTGTCGAAATTTTCCGGCAACCGGATCTGCATATCGGCTTCTTGGTTGGCGGTACCACCATCGGACAGCTACTCTCTACCCCCCTCCTTTTAATCGGAGTTTTCTTAAGTTGGTACGCCTTCAATCAGAAAAAAGTACAGTCATAATAGATTTGTGTGCACACTTGCAGGCACGGATGCAAGCCGAAGGGCCGTTATCGGTTGCTGATTACATGCACGAGTGTTTGTTTCACCCACAGTGGGGCTATTACAACACACGCTCTCCCATTGGAGCCGCTGGCGACTTCATAACAGCCCCGGAAATCTCACAGATGTTTGGGGAAATGATAGGAGCATGGCTGCAAGATTTGTGGCAACGCCTTGATCAACCTAGAAAAGTAAACTTAGTTGAACTTGGCCCTGGCCAGGGAACCCTGATGCAAGATCTATTAAGAAGCATTGGGCCTAACTTTAAAAAAGCTTTGTCCGTGCACATGCTTGAAATCAGTCCCGTCTTGCAAAACCAGCAGCAAGATCGACTGCAATCTGAAACCGTTGTTTGGCATCCAGATCTAGAACATACCCTTGCAGCATGTCAGGATGCACCACTTTTCATTGTTGCTAATGAATTTTTTGATGCTTTGCCAGTTCATCAGATGATCAAACAAGGACAAGATTGGGTTGAACAACGTATAGACTGGTGTAATCAAGAAAATTGTTTTCGTTTTACACAAGATTTATCAAAAGTCACCAGTGATGCGGTTTTTGAAACCTGCCCTATGGCTCAAGATATAATGCAAAAATTATCACAAAAGATTGTGCAGCTTGAAGGAGCAATGTTAGTCATTGATTATGGATACCAAGATGGTAGTACAGGTGCTACACTCCAAGCTGTCTCAAAACACAAATATCACGATCCACTTTTGCACATCGGTAAGGTTGATCTGACGGCTCACGTTGACTTTAAAACTCTTGTTGAGGTTGCTGGCACACAAGGAGCCCAAACCTGGGGGCCCACATCTCAAGGCGATTTCCTGTACAAACTTGGCATTCGTCTTCGAGCACAACAGTTGCAACGTAAAGCGTCCTCAAGACAAAGGGCTGAATTGGAGCAAAGCTTGCACCGATTGATCTGTCCCACACAAATGGGAACCTTATTCAAAGTGCTGGCAGTGACAGCACCGAATACGCCCATACCGAGTGGGTTTTCTTGATTATTCTATACTGGTCTTGGTCATGTGCGACACGAAGTTGCTGAATCGACTGTTTCTAGGGGGGCAACCCTGAAGAAACCCGCCGTTCCGTCGGCGGTTCCCTAGGCAGGCATGCGATGATGGTAACGTCATGGTGTGAAGCCCTGCTGACAATGTAACCACGGTGATTAACCGGAAAACGGTCGGCTCAATCACCTTCAACTCATTGCTAGTTTAATTTTCCCACGAATTTATCTGAAAGGGACTGGGTTAGTCGTATTCCCTAAAGTAGCTTGGATTTTAATCAAAACTTCACTAGATTGTACTCCTGTCAATCAAAAAGGAGTAAGAAGGCACTGTATCAGTTCTATTCCACTCCTCCCCCAAACCAAGTTTTCTGGTGGCATAACCGGGGATAGCCTGCCATTGAAACAAACTCTACCAGGAAAGAAGCATAACTGAATAGGAATCATTTTTGTGCGATACGTTGGACAAATTTAGGATGGCTTTAGAGAAGTTTGGAATAGAACTGGTACAGTGCCTATTGTTATGAGATATTCCAAAATCATTATTAGCATTTTTAATAAAATTTATAATAAATTTATAATTATTTTTAAGTAAAAATATTTTCATTTGTGTGTTTACAAAAAATTGATTCCTGTGTAGTCTGTCCTGGTTAGTTAAATTTTTGTATAAGTATTTTTAAAAGGATTAGTAAAATGTTTAAATCTAAATTAGGTTTGTTGAGTGTTGCCGTTGCGACTGTATTTTTAATGAACACATCTTGTTATTCATCGGGGGAGCAGACTCCTCCTGGCACTCCTAAGAAGCGTGGAAGGTCTGATTCAGATTCATATTCAGATTCATATTCATATTCATATTCTATGATTTCCCCTGCTGCACCGGTAAAAAAACGTCGTAGGTTGTTGGTCCCAGAGCAGCCTGGCTCTCCTATGAATAGTGAAAGTTCTTATTCCTCAAACCCAAACACTCCGCCTGAATTATCAGGAAAACATTTTATCAGGAGGGTTTCAGCAGTTCAACAAAACAAAATGCGAAAAGAGAGACTTAGGAAATTGCGCTACAATAAAAAAAATAATAAACCTATCAATCTATTTACTTATAATCCAGAAATTCGGGAATTATTGAAATCAATTGGAGTAAGTCGGGAATTGAATTTCAATGAAACAAATGCTTTTCAAGAAGTAGTAAACTACGATAGACAGCAAGATTATAACTATTATAGACGAGGAACTGCACCTCCAGAAGGTTTGTCCGAAGCTGGGAATTTTGCTTGGATACTTGAACAGCGCGTAATCAATTATGGGCACTCTCCTTGTGGCAAAGAGGGAACATAGCACGTACCTTTACCTTTTCCCTGGATCACACGGAGAGCTAGCCAGCAGTGGTGTGATCTCTTGCACTAGACCCTGAACAGCTGCCACAGAAGCATCAAACATCTTTTGCTCTTGCGCATTGAGTTCAAGTTCGACAATGCGCTCAATGCCGTCTTTGCCAATGACAACGGGAACGCCGACAAACAAGTTGTTGACACCATATTCGCCAGTAAGCCAAGCGCAACAGGGCAGGATGCGTTTACGGTCTTTCAAGTAAGACTCAGTCATTTCAATGGCAGCACTGGCTGGAGCATAAAAGGCAGATCCGGTTTTTAGCAAGTTTACAATCTCACCACCGCCCTTACGGGTTCTCTCAACCATGTCGTCCACTTTTTGTTGTGTGATCCAGCCCATTTTTACTAGATCTGGTAGGGGAATTCCGCCCACTGTTGAATACCGAATCATCGGGACCATAGTATCACCATGGCCGCCCAGTACTAGAGCTTGCACGTCTTTAATCGAGACATTAAGCGCTTCACTGATAAAATAACGAAAGCGGGCTGTGTCAAGAATACCAGCCATGCCAATGACTTTGTGATACGGCAGGCCACTGATTTCTTTAAAGGTATGCACCATTGCATCCAGAGGATTGGTTAGTACAATGACGAACGCATCGGGGCAGTGAGTTTTGACATTTTCGGCCACCTGGCGAATGATGTTTGCATTAATGCTGAGCAAATCATCCCGGCTCATGCCGGGTTTGCGGGGAACCCCTGCGGTAATAATGACAACGTCCGAACCCTTAAGTTCAGCATAATCTTGGGTGCCAGTGATCTTGGCATCAAAACTTTCAATGGCTGACGCCTGAGACAGATCAAGGCTTTTACCTTGGGGGATGCCTTCGGCTACATCCAGCAACACACAGTCGCCAAGATGTTTCAGGCCCACCAAATGTGCTAATGTTCCTCCGATTTGTCCTGCTCCAATAAGAGCGATTTTGTGTCGGGTCGTTGTATGATGAGTCATCGTTTTGTCTCCTCTTTGTTTGTTGTCCAATTAAGCTGGTTACAGATAAATTGGCCGCCCAACTGTTGGCCCTGGGCATCTATGTGATGTCCGATTTCTTTGGCAACGAATGATTTAACAGGAACACCAAGTTCTGAAAGCTCAGCTGCTGTCCGCATAGCATACTCTACCTCAATAACTTCGTCAGCGTCACCATGAATTAAAAAAATTGGGGGCTTGCAGTGAATGGGCAGGTTGGGAGGATAAAAGAGCGCGCCAGAATAACCCAGAACACCGGCACAGGCCTTTGGTCGGCTAAGGCTTGCCGCAAGTGCCATCATGGTCCCTTGGGAAAATCCAACCAGCATCAGCTGTGAGTCCGTCAGGTTGCGTTTGTTAAGTTCTTGATCAATATAGGTATTGAGCACAGGCAGGGCTTGGGCAACCCCTTCTTGCAGGGTTGTTAGCTGCAAATTTTTTAGGTCAAACCATTGATAACTGTGGTCAAACGAACTCGCAGCGCAGGGTTCTGGTGCATTTGGCGCTGTAAACTCAGTCTCTGGTAACAGACTCTGCCAGCTTTTGCCAAGGCTCAGCAGGTCGCCTCCATTGGCGCCAAACCCATGGAGTAAAATCACCAAATTCTTCGCCGGTCCACCCCCAGAAGGAGTCAGGCTTGAACTGGTCAGAGGTGAGGGGGCAATATGTTGTGTTTGCATGGTCAAAGAATCAGTTACCAGCAGCTGCACACGCTGTCAATGATGATGTCTTGAACTGGCTTTTTTAAATAAGCATGCATCGGCAAGCTCAACACCCGATCCACCAACTGATCGGTAATCGGCAGGCCTCTGCGGGGGCGCGGGCAATCCTTGTATGCAGGTTGATCACTCAATGCATTTTGATAATAGATCGCTGTAGGGATATTATGCTTTTCCAGGTGCCCACGCAAGCGGTCCCGCTTAGGAGTAATCACTGTGTATTGAGCCCAGCTGGAAAACGCTCCTTCCATTAACTCAGGGCATTTAACGGTGCAGGACATGCGTTTATAATACAAATCGGCAATATGGGCTCTGAGCTTCAATTCATCGGGAAAAATCTTGAGCTTTTCAAGCAAAATAGCCGCTTGTATAGTATCCATCCGGCCAGTCATGCCGGGCCGCACATTGTGGTATTTATTAGCCCCTTGGCCATGGACACGGCAACTGCGAATAATTTCGGCCAGATCATCATCATTGGTAAACAATGCGCCACCATCGCCGTAGCATCCAAGTGGTTTGGCTGGAAAGAAGCTTGTGCAAGTGATTTCAGCTAGAGTGCCTACTGGTTGATCATGCAAACGCCCGCCAAAACTCTGTGCAGCATCAGCAATCATCCACAAATCGCTCTTTTTGGCAACAACATTTAGACGGTCATAATCAGCCGGTTGCCCGAATAAATCGACTGGAATAATCCCCGCAGGTTTGAGCTTTTTGGGCAAATCTCCAATCGCTTCTCTGAGGCTGTTGTGGCACATGTTAAAGGTGTCAGGGGATACATCAACAAATACCGGGGTGGCCCCTACACTGACAACGGCTTCCGCTGTTGCGACAAAAGTAAAAGCCGGTACGAAGACTGCATCTCCGGGACCGACACCTTTGGCCATGAGCGCAAGCCTGAGTGCATCTGTTCCACTGGAGCAGGTGATGACGTGTTTGACTCCACAAAAAGAAGATAACTCAGCTTCGAGACTCTCAATTTCGGGGCCCATTACGTACTTGCCATGGTTTAAAACCCGCTGAATGGCATGTTCAATCTTGGGGCGAATTTTCTTTTGTTGTGTTTCGAGATCAATAAAGGGAATGGCGTATGAAAGCCCAATGTCTTGAAGAGTGTGTATGTGTTGTTGCATGAATTTATCCTAAATCTTTCTAACTATGCTGAAGCTGAATCAATCTGTTGGTTTTCTGGTGCACTCAAAGTGCTCATTTACCAACGTAAACTGCGCTCTTTTCGTTACCATAAAACTCAACATTTTGATTCAGCACGGGTATGACTATTTTCGATCTTGCTAGAGTTCTCTTCTACCTGCTTTTTTGATTGATTGCAATCAATGGAATTTTGAGATCTTTGTAACAAGTCCATGACAACAATGGCGTTTTCCGCATGTGTAAGCGGTTTTTTATCATTTTCCATGCATCTGATGAGATGTGCGCACTCACTTTTTAAGGGTTCGGCAGGGGTTAGTGTGACAAAAATGTTACCATCTTGTGTCAGATCAATTCCCTTTCGTGTCTGCTGAGATGAATGCGGTATATGAATCAGTTTTTTATTCCATGGCTGCGTATCATCAAAGATGAGTGCCCCTTTTTCACCGATGGCCATGAATTTTTGTTCTTTATTGGGATAAAACCACGAATTAAAAACCCTTGCTTTAACGCCATTGGCAAATGAGATATTTGTGGTGACTGTATCGGGTAGATTGGGAATCAGGTGGTCTTGCGCAAAGGCCGAGACGTTGGCAACTGGGCTATTTACTAAAGACAAAACCATGGAAAAGTCATGGGGAGCCAGGTCCCATAGGCAATTTTCGTGCATGCGAACGGGTCCAAAACTAACCCGGTTGGCGTAAATTGCTTTTAAGGGGCCAATTGTATTATTTTGCACAAGGCGTTTGAGCTCTTGATAAGCGGGGTGGTACTGTAACAGGTGCCCCACCATCAAAATGCGCCCTCGTTTTTTGGCCAAGGTTACTAATTGTTCGGCTTTTGTGTAATCTAAGGTGAGCGGCTTTTCTACAAAGACATGTTTATCCGCCATCAGTGCCTGTTTGGCTACCAAATAATGGCTTTGCGAAGGAACAGCGACCACAATAGCTGCAATTTGGGGGTCGGCATAGATGGCTTCTTGAGATTTAGAGTCGACCCCATGCAGTGTTGCAACGGCTTGAGCGCGTTCAGGATGAATATCATGCACGGCCTTTAAGGCGTTCAATTCATGAAAATTGCGGGCTAGGTTTTTTCCCCAGTGACCACAGCCAATAACAGCAACGTTGATTTGGTTTGGTTGAGACATTGATTTATAATTTCCAATAGTTAACATATGGTGGCAGAGTGAGATCTGACCAGATTCCTTTTAGATCCAAAAGCAGACCTTGTGGTTTGACGAGTGCAGCTATTGTATCAGAGGTGAGTTCGCGATAGAACTTATGCGCAACGGCACAGATCACCGCATTAAACCCTGCTGCCTGCGTGTGATTGCTATCACCGCCACTGGCTTGTGCGTAATGTTGCGCCTGGGCGTGCGCGACAATTGTTTCCCATTCACGGATGGGGCTAAGTCCATACAGGTTTTCTGCATTGATGACATCAGCCACAGGATCGTGGACAACAACGGTGTGTCCATGCTGTTCAAGTTCATGTATGACGTCTATGACTTTGGTATTGCGTAAATCTGGAACATCTTCCTTGAAGGTAAGGCCCAGTACCAGTATTTGTGCGCTCTGACCGCAGCCGAGGTTGTTTTGCAGTTTCCGGTGAATTTCTTGGGCCAGAAATTGTCCCATATGGTCATTGATGCGTCGTCCTGAGAGGATTACTTCGGGGTTATGCCCATTTTGTTTGGCAAAGTTGGCTAAATAGTAGGGATCCACGCCAATGCAATGACCACCAACGAGGCCAGGTTGAAAGGGCAAGAAGTTCCATTTGGTTTGTGCAGCCTTCAGGACTTCGTGCGCCGACAGTCCGGCTTTGTTAAAAATTATGGTAATTTCATTGATAAAGGCAATATTGATATCGCGCTGGGCGTTTTCAATGACTTTGGCAGCCTCGGCTGTTTTGATGTTGGCGGCCACAAACACCTGGTCGTTGTTGATGCTGCCATAAATCTTTGCTAATTTCTGCGCTACAGCCGGAGTTTGCCCGGCAACAACTTTAACGATTTTGTCAACGGTGTGCACCTGGTCTCCAGGGTTAATTCGCTCTGGTGAGTACCCAAGATAGAAATCTTTTCCGGCCTTAAGACCTGAAGCTTCTTCTAACAG
This is a stretch of genomic DNA from Pseudomonadota bacterium. It encodes these proteins:
- the lgt gene encoding prolipoprotein diacylglyceryl transferase codes for the protein MLLWRKRYENLSNMQGILFPSISPIAFSLGPIDIYWYGVTYVVSIVLGWWYARYLVRKNNYLLTTKDIDEFVVWAAVGVIVGGRLGYVLFYHPLEYLTKPWEILYFWQPGRSFHGGLLGVIIAGIWYCRRQRLPFLPLGDVACCAVPIGLFFGRIGNFINAELFGRVTDMPWGVIFPHGGPLPRHPSQLYEAALEGALLFFVLFALDRWTDLRRTRPGLLMAVFMIGYGLARMFVEIFRQPDLHIGFLVGGTTIGQLLSTPLLLIGVFLSWYAFNQKKVQS
- a CDS encoding SAM-dependent methyltransferase; the encoded protein is MVRLQSEKSTVIIDLCAHLQARMQAEGPLSVADYMHECLFHPQWGYYNTRSPIGAAGDFITAPEISQMFGEMIGAWLQDLWQRLDQPRKVNLVELGPGQGTLMQDLLRSIGPNFKKALSVHMLEISPVLQNQQQDRLQSETVVWHPDLEHTLAACQDAPLFIVANEFFDALPVHQMIKQGQDWVEQRIDWCNQENCFRFTQDLSKVTSDAVFETCPMAQDIMQKLSQKIVQLEGAMLVIDYGYQDGSTGATLQAVSKHKYHDPLLHIGKVDLTAHVDFKTLVEVAGTQGAQTWGPTSQGDFLYKLGIRLRAQQLQRKASSRQRAELEQSLHRLICPTQMGTLFKVLAVTAPNTPIPSGFS
- the mdh gene encoding malate dehydrogenase, coding for MTHHTTTRHKIALIGAGQIGGTLAHLVGLKHLGDCVLLDVAEGIPQGKSLDLSQASAIESFDAKITGTQDYAELKGSDVVIITAGVPRKPGMSRDDLLSINANIIRQVAENVKTHCPDAFVIVLTNPLDAMVHTFKEISGLPYHKVIGMAGILDTARFRYFISEALNVSIKDVQALVLGGHGDTMVPMIRYSTVGGIPLPDLVKMGWITQQKVDDMVERTRKGGGEIVNLLKTGSAFYAPASAAIEMTESYLKDRKRILPCCAWLTGEYGVNNLFVGVPVVIGKDGIERIVELELNAQEQKMFDASVAAVQGLVQEITPLLASSPCDPGKR
- a CDS encoding dienelactone hydrolase family protein, which translates into the protein MQTQHIAPSPLTSSSLTPSGGGPAKNLVILLHGFGANGGDLLSLGKSWQSLLPETEFTAPNAPEPCAASSFDHSYQWFDLKNLQLTTLQEGVAQALPVLNTYIDQELNKRNLTDSQLMLVGFSQGTMMALAASLSRPKACAGVLGYSGALFYPPNLPIHCKPPIFLIHGDADEVIEVEYAMRTAAELSELGVPVKSFVAKEIGHHIDAQGQQLGGQFICNQLNWTTNKEETKR
- a CDS encoding DegT/DnrJ/EryC1/StrS family aminotransferase; translation: MQQHIHTLQDIGLSYAIPFIDLETQQKKIRPKIEHAIQRVLNHGKYVMGPEIESLEAELSSFCGVKHVITCSSGTDALRLALMAKGVGPGDAVFVPAFTFVATAEAVVSVGATPVFVDVSPDTFNMCHNSLREAIGDLPKKLKPAGIIPVDLFGQPADYDRLNVVAKKSDLWMIADAAQSFGGRLHDQPVGTLAEITCTSFFPAKPLGCYGDGGALFTNDDDLAEIIRSCRVHGQGANKYHNVRPGMTGRMDTIQAAILLEKLKIFPDELKLRAHIADLYYKRMSCTVKCPELMEGAFSSWAQYTVITPKRDRLRGHLEKHNIPTAIYYQNALSDQPAYKDCPRPRRGLPITDQLVDRVLSLPMHAYLKKPVQDIIIDSVCSCW
- a CDS encoding Gfo/Idh/MocA family oxidoreductase, which translates into the protein MSQPNQINVAVIGCGHWGKNLARNFHELNALKAVHDIHPERAQAVATLHGVDSKSQEAIYADPQIAAIVVAVPSQSHYLVAKQALMADKHVFVEKPLTLDYTKAEQLVTLAKKRGRILMVGHLLQYHPAYQELKRLVQNNTIGPLKAIYANRVSFGPVRMHENCLWDLAPHDFSMVLSLVNSPVANVSAFAQDHLIPNLPDTVTTNISFANGVKARVFNSWFYPNKEQKFMAIGEKGALIFDDTQPWNKKLIHIPHSSQQTRKGIDLTQDGNIFVTLTPAEPLKSECAHLIRCMENDKKPLTHAENAIVVMDLLQRSQNSIDCNQSKKQVEENSSKIENSHTRAESKC
- a CDS encoding nucleotide sugar dehydrogenase yields the protein MKVLMDSVLQNKVTPKNKIAVIGLGYVGLPLAVALARHYPVTGYDIDQTRIDELQQNFDSTKELTPKQLEESALVCTNQTQALAGQDIYIIAVPTPVNPNHSPDLTAVQSAAKLVGPILTPGNIVVFESTVYPGVTEDICGALLEEASGLKAGKDFYLGYSPERINPGDQVHTVDKIVKVVAGQTPAVAQKLAKIYGSINNDQVFVAANIKTAEAAKVIENAQRDINIAFINEITIIFNKAGLSAHEVLKAAQTKWNFLPFQPGLVGGHCIGVDPYYLANFAKQNGHNPEVILSGRRINDHMGQFLAQEIHRKLQNNLGCGQSAQILVLGLTFKEDVPDLRNTKVIDVIHELEQHGHTVVVHDPVADVINAENLYGLSPIREWETIVAHAQAQHYAQASGGDSNHTQAAGFNAVICAVAHKFYRELTSDTIAALVKPQGLLLDLKGIWSDLTLPPYVNYWKL